In one Umezawaea sp. Da 62-37 genomic region, the following are encoded:
- a CDS encoding DUF4331 domain-containing protein, whose protein sequence is MAEAPPLTRRRRTRGVLAAAGATLLIAAVDVLVPGSSVASSHREAPLISADPSVDNTDLYAFVAGDQPDFVTVIANYYGFQEPNGGPNFYPWATDAHYDINIDNDGNSVPDLTYRLTFKTEDKRGADTFLYNNGVVSSLDDENLLFRQTYSLEQLDDAGGRKMLIKDGPVAPSIVGPASMPYFQPLRDQAISKLPGGGQIYAGPADDPFFADLRVFDLLYGANLSEVGQDTLKGYNVNTIALQIPKHMLALKGDAQRNPNIGIWADTERQTLKLSPGQATPEGPFVQVSRLGNPLVNEVVSSAGIKDAFNGLEPVNDGKVQALLDRVLTPELPALVESIYGIKAPAAPRNDLLEIFLTGITTKAGGPIKTDLNSQLNNMDVDPKKFVPSEQLRLNMSIAPNPEPNRLGVLAGDTQGFPNGRRLFDDVVDIEIQALEGAAQSGHLVKALAAGDKVHHNDVTFAPNFPYVGLPRNKAVNTP, encoded by the coding sequence ATGGCAGAAGCACCACCACTGACACGGCGGCGACGCACGAGGGGCGTGCTGGCCGCCGCGGGCGCCACGTTGTTGATCGCCGCGGTCGACGTCCTGGTGCCCGGCTCTTCGGTGGCCTCCAGCCACCGCGAGGCGCCGTTGATCTCGGCGGACCCGTCGGTCGACAACACCGACCTGTACGCGTTCGTCGCCGGTGACCAGCCGGACTTCGTGACGGTGATCGCCAACTACTACGGGTTCCAGGAACCCAACGGTGGCCCCAACTTCTACCCGTGGGCGACCGACGCCCACTACGACATCAACATCGACAACGACGGCAACTCGGTGCCGGACCTCACCTACCGGCTGACGTTCAAGACCGAGGACAAGCGCGGCGCGGACACGTTCCTCTACAACAACGGCGTCGTGTCCTCTTTGGACGACGAGAACCTGTTGTTCCGCCAGACCTACAGCCTCGAGCAGCTCGACGACGCTGGCGGCCGCAAGATGCTGATCAAGGACGGTCCGGTCGCCCCGTCCATCGTCGGACCGGCGTCCATGCCGTACTTCCAGCCGCTGCGCGACCAGGCGATCAGCAAGCTGCCCGGTGGCGGCCAGATCTACGCCGGTCCCGCCGACGACCCGTTCTTCGCCGACCTGCGGGTGTTCGACCTGCTCTACGGCGCGAACCTGTCCGAGGTCGGTCAGGACACGCTCAAGGGCTACAACGTCAACACCATCGCGCTGCAGATCCCGAAGCACATGCTCGCGCTCAAGGGCGACGCGCAGCGCAACCCGAACATCGGCATCTGGGCCGACACCGAGCGGCAGACCCTGAAGCTGTCGCCGGGCCAGGCCACACCGGAGGGCCCGTTCGTCCAGGTGTCCCGTCTGGGCAACCCGCTGGTGAACGAGGTCGTGTCCTCGGCCGGGATCAAGGACGCCTTCAACGGCCTAGAGCCGGTCAACGACGGCAAGGTGCAGGCGCTGCTCGACCGGGTGCTCACCCCGGAACTCCCGGCGCTGGTGGAGTCGATCTACGGGATCAAGGCTCCCGCGGCCCCGCGCAACGACCTGCTGGAGATCTTCCTGACCGGCATCACCACCAAGGCCGGTGGCCCGATCAAGACCGACCTCAACTCGCAGCTGAACAACATGGACGTCGACCCGAAGAAGTTCGTGCCGTCCGAGCAGTTGCGGCTCAACATGTCGATCGCGCCGAACCCGGAGCCCAACCGCCTCGGTGTGCTGGCCGGCGACACGCAGGGCTTCCCGAACGGCAGGCGCCTGTTCGACGACGTCGTCGACATCGAGATCCAGGCGCTGGAGGGTGCCGCGCAGAGCGGCCACCTGGTCAAGGCCCTCGCGGCCGGGGACAAGGTCCACCACAACGACGTGACCTTCGCCCCGAACTTCCCGTACGTCGGGCTGCCGCGGAACAAGGCCGTCAACACCCCCTGA
- a CDS encoding amidohydrolase: protein MAITDGTIVFVGQDSVGRTLHPDAEVVELDGAFVAPAFVDAHVHATSAGLQLTGLDLAGCASLAECLDAVRAADGPLIWGHGWDETRWPERRTPTRAELDEVAGGARVYLSRIDVHSALASSALVDLAPEARTADGWSEDGPLSRDAHHHIRSVAQAAIPVEQRRAAQRAFLRHAASRGVAAVHECAGPIVSSVDDLADLLAMTDGPEVVGYWGDVEPIDLPVHGLAGDLFVDGAIGSRTAALVAPYTDQPDTSGALYRDADAIAAHLVRCTESGVQAGFHVIGDAGMAAVVEGFELAAAQVGAPALAARRHRLEHVEMITADQAARLGAFGVVASVQPLFDAEWGGPDGMYSQRLGADRGTRLNPFARLASAGMLLAFGSDTPVTTLDPWAAVRAAVHHRTPGFGLSPRAAFTAHTKGGWRAAGVDDGVTGTLQPGAPATYAVWEAGELVVAGSDSRVQRWSLDPRSGVPGLPPLEPGVPLPVCVRTVLNGRTIYERD, encoded by the coding sequence ATGGCCATCACCGACGGCACGATCGTGTTCGTCGGCCAGGACTCGGTCGGCCGCACGCTGCACCCCGACGCCGAGGTCGTGGAACTCGACGGGGCGTTCGTGGCGCCGGCGTTCGTCGACGCGCACGTGCACGCCACGTCCGCCGGGCTGCAGCTGACCGGGCTGGACCTCGCCGGGTGCGCGTCGCTGGCCGAGTGCCTCGACGCCGTCCGCGCGGCCGACGGGCCGCTGATCTGGGGGCACGGCTGGGACGAGACCCGCTGGCCCGAACGCCGCACGCCCACCCGCGCCGAGCTGGACGAGGTCGCCGGGGGAGCGCGGGTGTACCTGTCGCGGATCGACGTGCACTCCGCGCTGGCCTCCTCCGCGCTGGTCGACCTGGCGCCCGAGGCCCGCACCGCCGACGGCTGGTCCGAGGACGGCCCGCTGTCGCGCGACGCCCACCACCACATCCGCTCCGTCGCCCAGGCCGCCATCCCGGTCGAGCAGCGCCGGGCCGCCCAGCGCGCGTTCCTGCGCCACGCCGCCAGCCGCGGCGTGGCCGCGGTGCACGAGTGCGCCGGGCCGATCGTGTCCAGCGTCGACGACCTCGCAGACCTGCTCGCGATGACCGACGGCCCCGAGGTGGTCGGCTACTGGGGCGACGTCGAGCCGATCGACCTGCCGGTCCACGGCCTGGCGGGCGACCTGTTCGTGGACGGCGCCATCGGCTCCCGCACCGCCGCCCTCGTCGCCCCCTACACCGACCAGCCCGACACCTCGGGCGCGCTCTACCGCGACGCCGACGCCATCGCGGCCCACCTGGTCCGCTGCACCGAATCCGGGGTGCAGGCCGGTTTCCACGTGATCGGCGACGCCGGGATGGCCGCCGTCGTCGAGGGCTTCGAACTGGCCGCGGCGCAGGTCGGCGCACCCGCGCTGGCCGCCCGCCGCCACCGCCTCGAACACGTCGAGATGATCACCGCCGACCAGGCCGCCCGGCTCGGTGCGTTCGGCGTCGTCGCCTCCGTGCAGCCGCTGTTCGACGCGGAGTGGGGCGGCCCGGACGGCATGTACTCGCAGCGCCTCGGCGCCGACCGGGGCACGCGGCTCAACCCGTTCGCCCGGCTCGCCTCCGCCGGGATGCTGCTCGCGTTCGGTTCGGACACCCCGGTCACCACCCTCGACCCGTGGGCGGCCGTGCGCGCGGCCGTGCACCACCGCACGCCGGGCTTCGGCCTGTCGCCGCGCGCGGCCTTCACCGCGCACACCAAGGGCGGCTGGCGGGCGGCGGGCGTGGACGACGGCGTCACCGGCACCCTCCAGCCGGGCGCTCCCGCGACCTACGCGGTCTGGGAGGCGGGCGAACTCGTCGTCGCCGGGTCGGACTCGCGGGTCCAGCGGTGGTCGCTCGACCCGCGTTCCGGGGTGCCCGGTCTGCCGCCGCTGGAGCCGGGAGTCCCGCTGCCCGTGTGCGTGCGGACCGTCCTCAACGGACGCACCATCTACGAGCGGGACTAG